A genome region from Setaria italica strain Yugu1 chromosome III, Setaria_italica_v2.0, whole genome shotgun sequence includes the following:
- the LOC101765510 gene encoding auxilin-like protein 1 isoform X1 yields MDAARRERRHHRKAAAAAAGGGGGAGGVGGGAAAAAATRAAYGDVFGGPPRFAAPFGAAPLDYAEVFGGVAATCSIPYLDLPPSAAAVGGDGGFFACRGKGDYGEIFGRFDFADFALPYEDLFGGPGAEPEEKEPEIASPSSGSSRSSIKKDFSQLEDEPPALPQHYQILDHHHHFKDHKFSPISFSPETESQQFVMSYNKTTERRPDDLIEMPTCTVEPSMDFVIDSRNLSHGPATNHVSRIDNGTMANDDSDKNPSSVSASVRSPESDFIVDQKQPSASWTPISGNVSANENHKTSDSHSTRSTVTPDYAFLRGSDTDAQAQSVKVQPLLRQEPKLINKRESAAKGGINLVNHSHTPTAAAHNSSSSNMPHADKKAGANPTSASAAMKEAMDFAEARLKAAKELLEIKGDSFKLRKKPSHHRSTRSTEIKAPVSVEVDTSEQILSVKKSSEEEKNHDDSLSDKHKKLSVDRFYHFDDNGKKVFPLEKPQKMMQRSTESCQTSSKLEKLGKWKSGNDFFELTGDDQKCKTDEARREDDKCEQMNPITSVINDHSDTELSAADSDLARYEKLWEVNDGRNLGVKHVDLREGKTVPVDKDRASVILEASMENMAHQETNNSISEGLVTPEVAKESHDTDECLELPSTSDASTKLDVIKDMRGSLPEPCSSGNASDFRDLGNSIPKVSPVAGTSQDTNSKLVLEVPCNGGMQCTSGSNEKLQEPSDVPNAAVSQGSNIKSLILEELKESDVCDTFPRPRPSKIEQEAETYGREKFSFIDGSLLHNKGAKINEVLFEEVDKVEIEEKVSPYTHPEETVVDLDAECPEDENDIILQNDNLADREESNMLNVFEVASNLIKRELDQEMHGSMGHGEAENVEEGMDGLVSDVNDKEADETPLENTDKTGSEEGSDPCNREDQKSPESTNRGQSDVDAKCDTTCDEVGSESFSGDEVAIKAASDSATRTTINSKDEQAPSSEMYTRMQHSMQKDDSATSQTSCTVPSLGETGEISNSGERELPTERSTCEEKSRASKMEEKDTAARISKAEHGPSPLETTHASPASAETWKKDSLGVQRAKERENITRADSAFEKDNWSSRKTQEAKESERRLQKERELAEEKERRKLEEEERERERKKDRLAVERATREAHERAFAEAREMAEKMALERITAARQRASAEAREKEERASAEAAAERAAREARIKAERAAVERATAEARERAIEKAKAEKALAEARERRERYRSSFKEGFKSNRDIRQESQYQRAASSNFSRNPDSVNRAVVEVESALRHKARLERHQRTAERVTKALAEKNMRDVLAQREQAEKHRLSEFLDPEIKRWSNGKEGNLRALLSTLQYILGADSGWQPVPLTDLITAVAVKKAYRKATLCVHPDKLQQRGATIRQKYICEKVFDLLKDAWNKFTSEER; encoded by the exons atggacgCGGCGCGGAGGGAGCGGAGGCACCACCGGAaggcggctgctgcggcggccggtggcggcggtggtgccggcggggtaggaggaggagcggcggcggcggccgccacgcgGGCGGCGTACGGGGACGTGTTTGGGGGCCCGCCGCGCTTCGCCGCGCCGTTCGGGGCCGCGCCGCTGGACTACGCCGAGGTATTCGGGGGCGTCGCGGCCACCTGCTCCATCCCGTACCTTGACCTGCCGccctccgcggccgccgtcggGGGCGACGGCGGCTTCTTCGCCTGCCGCGGGAAGGGGGACTACGGGGAGATCTTCGGCCGCTTCGACTTCGCCGACTTCGCGCTGCCGTATGAGGACCTCTTCGGTGGGCCGGGCGCCGAGCCGGAGGAGAAGGAGCCGGAGATCGCGTCGCCGTCCAGCGGGAGCTCCAG ATCATCGATAAAAAAGGATTTCAGCCAGCTGGAGGATGAGCCTCCTGCACTTCCTCAACATTACCAAATTctggatcatcatcatcatttcaAAGACCATAAGTTTTCTCCAATATCCTTCTCTCCAGAGACAGAAAGTCAGCAGTTTGTTATGTCATATAACAAGACTACTGAGAGGAGACCTGATGATCTGATTGAGATGCCGACCTGCACAGTTGAACCTTCGATGGACTTTGTGATTGATTCACGCAATTTGTCGCATGGTCCAGCAACAAATCATGTTTCAAGAATTGACAATGGCACAATGGCCAATGACGATAGTGACAAGAACCCAAGCTCTGTTAGTGCGAGTGTGAGGAGTCCTGAGAGTGATTTTATAGTTGATCAGAAGCAGCCAAGTGCATCGTGGACACCTATTTCTGGAAATGTTTCTGCAAATGAAAACCACAAGACCTCTGATAGTCATTCAACACGCAGTACTGTGACACCCGATTATGCATTTCTTCGGGGATCTGACACTGATGCACAGGCACAGTCAGTCAAAGTACAGCCACTGTTGAGGCAGGAACCTAAACTGATAAACAAGAGAGAAAGTGCAGCTAAAGGGGGCATCAATCTTGTAAATCACAGTCACACTCCAACTGCTGCTGCACATAACAGTTCAAGTAGCAACATGCCTCATGCTGACAAGAAAGCTGGTGCCAATCCCACTTCTGCTTCAGCAGCTATGAAGGAGGCAATGGATTTTGCTGAAGCTAGGTTAAAGGCTGCAAAAGAATTGTTAGAGATAAAAGGTGACAGTTTTAAATTGCGGAAGAAGCCAAGTCACCATAGAAGCACAAGGTCTACAGAAATCAAGGCTCCAGTATCCGTAGAGGTAGATACTTCCGAACAAATACTATCAGTGAAAAAGTCATCGGAAGAAGAAAAGAACCATGACGATTCTTTGTCTGACAAGCATAAAAAACTAAGTGTGGATAGATTTTATCATTTTGATGACAATGGAAAAAAGGTATTTCCACTGGAGAAGCCTCAGAAGATGATGCAACGCTCCACTGAGTCCTGTCAAACTTCCAGTAAACTAGAGAAATTAGGCAAGTGGAAGTCCGGTAATGACTTTTTTGAGCTAACTGGAGATGATCAGAAATGCAAAACTGATGAAGCCAGAAGGGAGGATGATAAATGTGAGCAAATGAATCCCATTACTAGTGTCATCAATGATCACAGTGACACTGAACTCAGTGCAGCGGATTCTGACTTGGCAAGGTATGAAAAACTTTGGGAGGTTAATGATGGCAGGAATCTGGGGGTGAAGCATGTAGATCTGCGAGAGGGCAAGACGGTTCCAGTGGACAAAGATAGGGCATCCGTGATTTTAGAAGCTTCTATGGAAAATATGGCACACCAAGAAACTAATAATTCAATTAGTGAGGGACTTGTAACACCGGAAGTTGCTAAGGAAAGCCATGATACTGATGAGTGTCTGGAGCTTCCTTCTACAAGTGATGCCTCCACAAAGCTGGATGTCATCAAGGATATGCGGGGTTCATTACCAGAGCCTTGCTCATCAGGAAATGCCAGCGATTTTAGAGACCTTGGTAATAGTATTCCAAAGGTAAGTCCAGTAGCAGGAACATCACAGGACACAAACAGTAAACTGGTACTAGAAGTACCATGCAATGGTGGGATGCAATGCACTTCTGGAAGTAATGAAAAATTACAGGAACCCTCAGATGTGCCTAATGCTGCAGTTTCCCAGGGAAGCAACATCAAATCATTGATTTTAGAAGAACTTAAAGAATCTGATGTATGTGATACTTTCCCGAGACCAAGACCGAGTAAAATTGAGCAGGAAGCTGAAACTTATGGAAGAGAAAAATTCAGTTTTATTGATGGATCACTCTTGCATAATAAAGGTGCTAAGATAAATGAAGTGCTCTTTGAGGAAGTAGACAAAGTCGAAATTGAGGAGAAGGTTAGTCCATATACACaccctgaagaaacagttgtgGATCTGGATGCTGAGTGTCCTGAAGATGAGAATGATATTATTTTACAAAATGATAATTTGGCAGACCGAGAAGAATCAAACATGCTGAATGTATTTGAGGTAGCTAGCAATTTGATTAAAAGAGAACTGGATCAAGAAATGCATGGATCAATGGGTCATGGTGAAGCAGAGAATGTGGAAGAAGGAATGGATGGACTCGTCTCTGATGTTAATGATAAAGAAGCAGACGAAACCCCATTAGAAAATACTGACAAGACAGGTAGTGAAGAAGGATCTGATCCTTGTAACCGGGAGGACCAGAAGTCACCTGAAAGTACCAACAGAGGACAAAGTGATGTGGATGCAAAGTGCGATACAACTTGTGATGAAGTTGGATCTGAATCCTTTTCAGGAGATGAAGTTGCCATCAAAGCTGCAAGTGACAGTGCCACCAGAACAACTATTAATTCGAAGGATGAACAGGCTCCCTCTTCAGAAATGTATACTCGCATGCAGCACTCGATGCAAAAAGATGACTCTGCTACATCTCAGACATCTTGTACTGTTCCTAGTCTTGGAGAAACTGGAGAGATTTCGAACAGTGGAGAAAGAGAATTACCAACAGAAAGGTCTACATGTGAAGAGAAGAGCAGGGCTAGCAAAATGGAAGAAAAAGACACTGCAGCAAGGATATCAAAGGCAGAGCATGGGCCATCTCCCTTGGAGACGACGCATGCCTCACCAGCTTCTGCTGAGACATGGAAAAAAGACTCACTTGGAGTTCAGAGAGCCAAAGAGAGGGAAAATATAACAAGAGCAGATAGTGCATTTGAAAAGGACAATTGGTCTTCTCGAAAAACACAAGAAGCAAAAGAAAGTGAAAGGAGATTgcagaaagaaagagaactTGCTGAAGAGAAGGAAAGACGGAAattggaagaggaggaaagggagaGGGAACGAAAAAAAGATAGACTTGCTGTTGAAAGAGCGACAAGAGAAGCGCACGAGAGAGCATTTGCTGAAGCTCGCGAAATGGCAGAAAAAATGGCTTTGGAAAGAATTACTGCTGCACGACAACGGGCATCTGCAGAGGCcagagagaaagaagagagagcaAGTGCTGAAGCAGCTGCTGAAAGGGCTGCTAGAGAAGCTAGGATAAAAGCAGAACGTGCGGCAGTTGAGCGAGCAACTGCAGAAGCTCGGGAGCGGGCAATCGAAAAGGCAAAGGCTGAGAAGGCTCTTGCAGAAGCAAGAGAACGGAGGGAACGGTACAGATCCTCTTTCAAGGAGGGTTTTAAGTCCAATCGG GATATTCGACAGGAGTCACAGTATCAGAGGGCGGCTTCCAGTAATTTCAGCAGAAACCCAGATTCTGTCAACAGAG CAGTGGTTGAGGTTGAGTCAGCTTTAAGACATAAAGCAAGATTAGAGAGGCATCAACGCACAGCTGAACGTGTG ACAAAGGCACTTGCTGAGAAGAACATGCGGGATGTGCTAGCTCAAAGGGAGCAAGCAGAGAAACAT AGGTTGTCTGAGTTCCTGGATCCTGAGATCAAGAGATGGTCAAATGGAAAGGAGGGAAATCTGAGGGCCTTGCTGTCCACATTGCAATAT
- the LOC101765510 gene encoding auxilin-like protein 1 isoform X2 produces the protein MDAARRERRHHRKAAAAAAGGGGGAGGVGGGAAAAAATRAAYGDVFGGPPRFAAPFGAAPLDYAEVFGGVAATCSIPYLDLPPSAAAVGGDGGFFACRGKGDYGEIFGRFDFADFALPYEDLFGGPGAEPEEKEPEIASPSSGSSRSSIKKDFSQLEDEPPALPQHYQILDHHHHFKDHKFSPISFSPETESQQFVMSYNKTTERRPDDLIEMPTCTVEPSMDFVIDSRNLSHGPATNHVSRIDNGTMANDDSDKNPSSVSASVRSPESDFIVDQKQPSASWTPISGNVSANENHKTSDSHSTRSTVTPDYAFLRGSDTDAQAQSVKVQPLLRQEPKLINKRESAAKGGINLVNHSHTPTAAAHNSSSSNMPHADKKAGANPTSASAAMKEAMDFAEARLKAAKELLEIKGDSFKLRKKPSHHRSTRSTEIKAPVSVEVDTSEQILSVKKSSEEEKNHDDSLSDKHKKLSVDRFYHFDDNGKKVFPLEKPQKMMQRSTESCQTSSKLEKLGKWKSGNDFFELTGDDQKCKTDEARREDDKCEQMNPITSVINDHSDTELSAADSDLARYEKLWEVNDGRNLGVKHVDLREGKTVPVDKDRASVILEASMENMAHQETNNSISEGLVTPEVAKESHDTDECLELPSTSDASTKLDVIKDMRGSLPEPCSSGNASDFRDLGNSIPKVSPVAGTSQDTNSKLVLEVPCNGGMQCTSGSNEKLQEPSDVPNAAVSQGSNIKSLILEELKESDVCDTFPRPRPSKIEQEAETYGREKFSFIDGSLLHNKGAKINEVLFEEVDKVEIEEKVSPYTHPEETVVDLDAECPEDENDIILQNDNLADREESNMLNVFEVASNLIKRELDQEMHGSMGHGEAENVEEGMDGLVSDVNDKEADETPLENTDKTGSEEGSDPCNREDQKSPESTNRGQSDVDAKCDTTCDEVGSESFSGDEVAIKAASDSATRTTINSKDEQAPSSEMYTRMQHSMQKDDSATSQTSCTVPSLGETGEISNSGERELPTERSTCEEKSRASKMEEKDTAARISKAEHGPSPLETTHASPASAETWKKDSLGVQRAKERENITRADSAFEKDNWSSRKTQEAKESERRLQKERELAEEKERRKLEEEERERERKKDRLAVERATREAHERAFAEAREMAEKMALERITAARQRASAEAREKEERASAEAAAERAAREARIKAERAAVERATAEARERAIEKAKAEKALAEARERRERYRSSFKEGFKSNRDIRQESQYQRAASSNFSRNPDSVNRVVEVESALRHKARLERHQRTAERVTKALAEKNMRDVLAQREQAEKHRLSEFLDPEIKRWSNGKEGNLRALLSTLQYILGADSGWQPVPLTDLITAVAVKKAYRKATLCVHPDKLQQRGATIRQKYICEKVFDLLKDAWNKFTSEER, from the exons atggacgCGGCGCGGAGGGAGCGGAGGCACCACCGGAaggcggctgctgcggcggccggtggcggcggtggtgccggcggggtaggaggaggagcggcggcggcggccgccacgcgGGCGGCGTACGGGGACGTGTTTGGGGGCCCGCCGCGCTTCGCCGCGCCGTTCGGGGCCGCGCCGCTGGACTACGCCGAGGTATTCGGGGGCGTCGCGGCCACCTGCTCCATCCCGTACCTTGACCTGCCGccctccgcggccgccgtcggGGGCGACGGCGGCTTCTTCGCCTGCCGCGGGAAGGGGGACTACGGGGAGATCTTCGGCCGCTTCGACTTCGCCGACTTCGCGCTGCCGTATGAGGACCTCTTCGGTGGGCCGGGCGCCGAGCCGGAGGAGAAGGAGCCGGAGATCGCGTCGCCGTCCAGCGGGAGCTCCAG ATCATCGATAAAAAAGGATTTCAGCCAGCTGGAGGATGAGCCTCCTGCACTTCCTCAACATTACCAAATTctggatcatcatcatcatttcaAAGACCATAAGTTTTCTCCAATATCCTTCTCTCCAGAGACAGAAAGTCAGCAGTTTGTTATGTCATATAACAAGACTACTGAGAGGAGACCTGATGATCTGATTGAGATGCCGACCTGCACAGTTGAACCTTCGATGGACTTTGTGATTGATTCACGCAATTTGTCGCATGGTCCAGCAACAAATCATGTTTCAAGAATTGACAATGGCACAATGGCCAATGACGATAGTGACAAGAACCCAAGCTCTGTTAGTGCGAGTGTGAGGAGTCCTGAGAGTGATTTTATAGTTGATCAGAAGCAGCCAAGTGCATCGTGGACACCTATTTCTGGAAATGTTTCTGCAAATGAAAACCACAAGACCTCTGATAGTCATTCAACACGCAGTACTGTGACACCCGATTATGCATTTCTTCGGGGATCTGACACTGATGCACAGGCACAGTCAGTCAAAGTACAGCCACTGTTGAGGCAGGAACCTAAACTGATAAACAAGAGAGAAAGTGCAGCTAAAGGGGGCATCAATCTTGTAAATCACAGTCACACTCCAACTGCTGCTGCACATAACAGTTCAAGTAGCAACATGCCTCATGCTGACAAGAAAGCTGGTGCCAATCCCACTTCTGCTTCAGCAGCTATGAAGGAGGCAATGGATTTTGCTGAAGCTAGGTTAAAGGCTGCAAAAGAATTGTTAGAGATAAAAGGTGACAGTTTTAAATTGCGGAAGAAGCCAAGTCACCATAGAAGCACAAGGTCTACAGAAATCAAGGCTCCAGTATCCGTAGAGGTAGATACTTCCGAACAAATACTATCAGTGAAAAAGTCATCGGAAGAAGAAAAGAACCATGACGATTCTTTGTCTGACAAGCATAAAAAACTAAGTGTGGATAGATTTTATCATTTTGATGACAATGGAAAAAAGGTATTTCCACTGGAGAAGCCTCAGAAGATGATGCAACGCTCCACTGAGTCCTGTCAAACTTCCAGTAAACTAGAGAAATTAGGCAAGTGGAAGTCCGGTAATGACTTTTTTGAGCTAACTGGAGATGATCAGAAATGCAAAACTGATGAAGCCAGAAGGGAGGATGATAAATGTGAGCAAATGAATCCCATTACTAGTGTCATCAATGATCACAGTGACACTGAACTCAGTGCAGCGGATTCTGACTTGGCAAGGTATGAAAAACTTTGGGAGGTTAATGATGGCAGGAATCTGGGGGTGAAGCATGTAGATCTGCGAGAGGGCAAGACGGTTCCAGTGGACAAAGATAGGGCATCCGTGATTTTAGAAGCTTCTATGGAAAATATGGCACACCAAGAAACTAATAATTCAATTAGTGAGGGACTTGTAACACCGGAAGTTGCTAAGGAAAGCCATGATACTGATGAGTGTCTGGAGCTTCCTTCTACAAGTGATGCCTCCACAAAGCTGGATGTCATCAAGGATATGCGGGGTTCATTACCAGAGCCTTGCTCATCAGGAAATGCCAGCGATTTTAGAGACCTTGGTAATAGTATTCCAAAGGTAAGTCCAGTAGCAGGAACATCACAGGACACAAACAGTAAACTGGTACTAGAAGTACCATGCAATGGTGGGATGCAATGCACTTCTGGAAGTAATGAAAAATTACAGGAACCCTCAGATGTGCCTAATGCTGCAGTTTCCCAGGGAAGCAACATCAAATCATTGATTTTAGAAGAACTTAAAGAATCTGATGTATGTGATACTTTCCCGAGACCAAGACCGAGTAAAATTGAGCAGGAAGCTGAAACTTATGGAAGAGAAAAATTCAGTTTTATTGATGGATCACTCTTGCATAATAAAGGTGCTAAGATAAATGAAGTGCTCTTTGAGGAAGTAGACAAAGTCGAAATTGAGGAGAAGGTTAGTCCATATACACaccctgaagaaacagttgtgGATCTGGATGCTGAGTGTCCTGAAGATGAGAATGATATTATTTTACAAAATGATAATTTGGCAGACCGAGAAGAATCAAACATGCTGAATGTATTTGAGGTAGCTAGCAATTTGATTAAAAGAGAACTGGATCAAGAAATGCATGGATCAATGGGTCATGGTGAAGCAGAGAATGTGGAAGAAGGAATGGATGGACTCGTCTCTGATGTTAATGATAAAGAAGCAGACGAAACCCCATTAGAAAATACTGACAAGACAGGTAGTGAAGAAGGATCTGATCCTTGTAACCGGGAGGACCAGAAGTCACCTGAAAGTACCAACAGAGGACAAAGTGATGTGGATGCAAAGTGCGATACAACTTGTGATGAAGTTGGATCTGAATCCTTTTCAGGAGATGAAGTTGCCATCAAAGCTGCAAGTGACAGTGCCACCAGAACAACTATTAATTCGAAGGATGAACAGGCTCCCTCTTCAGAAATGTATACTCGCATGCAGCACTCGATGCAAAAAGATGACTCTGCTACATCTCAGACATCTTGTACTGTTCCTAGTCTTGGAGAAACTGGAGAGATTTCGAACAGTGGAGAAAGAGAATTACCAACAGAAAGGTCTACATGTGAAGAGAAGAGCAGGGCTAGCAAAATGGAAGAAAAAGACACTGCAGCAAGGATATCAAAGGCAGAGCATGGGCCATCTCCCTTGGAGACGACGCATGCCTCACCAGCTTCTGCTGAGACATGGAAAAAAGACTCACTTGGAGTTCAGAGAGCCAAAGAGAGGGAAAATATAACAAGAGCAGATAGTGCATTTGAAAAGGACAATTGGTCTTCTCGAAAAACACAAGAAGCAAAAGAAAGTGAAAGGAGATTgcagaaagaaagagaactTGCTGAAGAGAAGGAAAGACGGAAattggaagaggaggaaagggagaGGGAACGAAAAAAAGATAGACTTGCTGTTGAAAGAGCGACAAGAGAAGCGCACGAGAGAGCATTTGCTGAAGCTCGCGAAATGGCAGAAAAAATGGCTTTGGAAAGAATTACTGCTGCACGACAACGGGCATCTGCAGAGGCcagagagaaagaagagagagcaAGTGCTGAAGCAGCTGCTGAAAGGGCTGCTAGAGAAGCTAGGATAAAAGCAGAACGTGCGGCAGTTGAGCGAGCAACTGCAGAAGCTCGGGAGCGGGCAATCGAAAAGGCAAAGGCTGAGAAGGCTCTTGCAGAAGCAAGAGAACGGAGGGAACGGTACAGATCCTCTTTCAAGGAGGGTTTTAAGTCCAATCGG GATATTCGACAGGAGTCACAGTATCAGAGGGCGGCTTCCAGTAATTTCAGCAGAAACCCAGATTCTGTCAACAGAG TGGTTGAGGTTGAGTCAGCTTTAAGACATAAAGCAAGATTAGAGAGGCATCAACGCACAGCTGAACGTGTG ACAAAGGCACTTGCTGAGAAGAACATGCGGGATGTGCTAGCTCAAAGGGAGCAAGCAGAGAAACAT AGGTTGTCTGAGTTCCTGGATCCTGAGATCAAGAGATGGTCAAATGGAAAGGAGGGAAATCTGAGGGCCTTGCTGTCCACATTGCAATAT
- the LOC101766743 gene encoding anaphase-promoting complex subunit 10, with product MESDAEEEAAATPAAAAAPAAGRLKGSPELTVEADMREMAKTAAWSVSSCKAGNGVAALRDDNLDTYWQSDGAQPHLVSIQFQKKVQLQLVVLYVDFKLDESYTPSKISIRAGDGFHNLKEIKTVELAKPVGWVHISLSGADPRETFIHTFMLQIAVLSNHLNGRDTHIRQIKIYGPRPNPVPLQPFHFISREFITYSTIR from the exons ATGGAATccgacgccgaggaggaggccgcggcgaccccggcggcggcggcagcgccggccgcGGGGCGGCTGAAGGGAAGCCCGGAGCTGACTGTGGAAGCGGACATGCGGGAGATGGCGAAGACGGCCGCTTGGAGCGTCAGCTCCTGCAAGGCCGGCAACGGCGTTGCGGCCCTCCGCGACGACAACCTCGACACCTACTGGCA GTCGGACGGCGCGCAGCCTCACTTGGTTAGCATTCAGTTCCAGAAGAAGGTGCAGCTGCAG CTTGTTGTGCTCTACGTGGATTTCAAGCTCGACGAGAGCTACACGCCAAGCAAGATCTCCATCAGGGCCGGGGATGGCTTCCACAACCTCAAG GAAATTAAAACTGTGGAGCTTGCAAAGCCAGTTGGATGGGTCCATATATCATTATCTGGGGCTGATCCACG AGAAACATTCATTCATACATTTATGCTGCAAATTGCGGTTTTGTCCAATCACCTAAACGGGCGGGACACTCATATCCGACAGATCAAGATCTATGGGCCAAGACC GAATCCTGTTCCCCTCCaaccatttcatttcatttccagGGAGTTCATCACATACTCCACCATTAGATGA
- the LOC101767156 gene encoding protein RADIALIS-like 4, whose translation MASGGWTQRQNKQFECALAVYDRETPDRWHKIARYMGGAKSADEVRRHFEHLVADVAQIEAGRVPFPRYDAGAGAGLDAAAAASRSSKYLKFQ comes from the exons ATGGCTTCCGGCGGGTGGACGCAGCGGCAGAACAAGCAGTTCGAGTGCGCTCTGGCCGTGTACGACAGGGAGACCCCGGACCGGTGGCACAAGATCGCCCGCTACATGGGCGGCGCCAAGTCCGCCGACGAGGTGCGCCGCCACTTCGAGCACCTCGTCGCCGACGTCGCCCAGATCGAGGCCGGCCGCGTCCCCTTCCCCCGctacgacgccggcgccggcgccggcctcgacgccgccgccgctgccagcaG GTCGTCCAAGTATCTCAAGTTCCAGTGA
- the LOC101767553 gene encoding protein RADIALIS-like 3 has translation MASLSMTSSASARAQWTKKQNKLFEQALAVYDKDTPDRWHNIARAVGGKSAEEVRRYYELLEEDVKHIESGKVPFPAYRCPGGAGTLGYEADRLRHLKI, from the exons ATGGCGTCGCTGTCGATGACGAGCTCGGCCTCGGCGCGCGCGCAGTGGACGAAGAAGCAGAACAAGCTGTTCGAGCAGGCGCTGGCGGTGTACGACAAGGACACCCCCGACCGGTGGCACAACATCGCCCGCGCCGTCGGCGGCAAGTCCGCCGAGGAGGTCAGGCGCTACTACGAGCTGCTGGAGGAGGACGTCAAGCACATCGAGTCCGGCAAGGTGCCCTTCCCCGCCTACCgctgccccggcggcgccggcacccTCGGCTACGAGGCCGACAG GCTGAGGCATCTGAAGATCTAG